A DNA window from Pogona vitticeps strain Pit_001003342236 chromosome 2, PviZW2.1, whole genome shotgun sequence contains the following coding sequences:
- the ABHD14A gene encoding protein ABHD14A, which produces MTMALIRNRLGLLVLGVLVTFVLYLLLPAIQHERFTSSVDIPKPRAMEEEAKKGPGIGNVTIMTGTVLQDPSVFFREAVLAQKDGAPSPERLSVIFLHGQSFTSKTWEELGTLALLCESGYRAVAVDLPGYGDSPPSSAVETASGRVSFLQQIFKELSLQKPVLISSSMSGRYSLPFLLSSGEQLKGFVPIAPVGTKEFTSQQYQQVKIPTLIIYGERDTGLGTQSLQSLQQIPKSKVVMLPQAGHACYLDKPQEFHKALLDFLNELK; this is translated from the exons ATGACTATGGCTTTGATCCGCAACAGGCTGGGGCTGCTGGTCCTAGGCGTCCTCGTCACCTTTGTCCTCTACCTGTTGCTTCCTGCCATCCAGCACGAGAGGTTTACCTCCTCTGTAGACATCCCCAAGCCACGGGCTATGGAAGAAGAGGCGAAGAAGGGTCCAGGCATTGGCAATGTCACAATCATGACTGGGACAGTCCTGCAAGACCCCTCTGTTTTCTTTAGAGAAGCTGTCTTGGCACAAAAAGATGGGGCTCCTTCCCCTGAAAG GCTGTCTGTGATCTTCCTACatggccaatccttcacttctaAGACATGGGAGGAATTGGGGACACTGGCTTTACTTTGTGAAAGTGGATATCGTGCAGTAGCTGTCGACTTGCCAG GCTATGGGGACTCCCCACCCTCCAGTGCTGTTGAGACAGCCTCAGGTCGTGTTTCCTTCCTACAGCAAATCTTCAAGGAGCTAAGCCTTCAGAAGCCTGTTTTGATAAGCTCCTCCATGAGTGGCCGCTATTCCCTTCCATTTCTCTTGTCCAGTGGGGAACAGCTGAAAGGGTTTGTACCCATTGCACCAGTGGGCACCAAGGAATTCACAAGTCAACAGTACCAGCAGGTCAAG ATACCGACTCTGATCATCTATGGAGAGCGTGACACTGGTCTGGGCACTCAGTCTCTTCAGAGCCTTCAACAGATCCCCAAATCGAAAGTTGTTATGCTACCTCAAGCTGGTCATGCCTGTTACCTTGATAAGCCTCAGGAGTTCCACAAAGCACTCCTGGACTTTCTTAATGAGCTAAAATGA
- the LOC110084490 gene encoding putative protein-lysine deacylase ABHD14B, translating to MAATHVTEGTITVDGQTLFYRQAKPAQQAPQLSVLLLHGIRFSSETWLNLQTLSKLAEAGYRAVAIDLPGLGRSKDAAAPAPVGEPAPGGFLKSVFEALQLDQAVVISPSLSGMYSLPFLFQHNSLFKAYIPVAPICTDKFSASQYASIQTPTLIVYGDQDALMGEVSLNNLKNLSNHKVMLMKGAGHACYLDKPEEWHLGLLDFLKSLE from the exons ATGGCTGCTACGCATGTTACAGAGGGTACTATTACAGTGGATGGGCAGACCCTATTCTACCGGCAAGCCAAGCCTGCTCAGCAGGCTCCTCAGCTTTCTGTCCTGTTGCTTCATGGGATTCGTTTTTCATCAGAGACCTGGCTCAATTTGCAGACTTTGTCCAAGCTGGCGGAAGCTGGATATCGTGCAGTAGCTATTGACCTGCCTG GGTTAGGCCGTTCTAAGGACGCTGctgccccggcccccgtcggcgAACCAGCCCCAGGCGGCTTCTTGAAGTCTGTCTTTGAGGCCCTGCAGCTCGACCAGGCGGTGGTGATCAGCCCTTCCCTCAGCGGGATGTACTCGCTGCCCTTCCTCTTCCAGCACAACTCTCTGTTCAAGGCCTACATTCCTGTGGCACCCATCTGCACGGATAAATTCTCGGCCTCACAATACGCCAGCATCCAA ACACCAACACTCATCGTGTATGGGGACCAGGATGCTCTGATGGGTGAAGTGAGCTTGAACAACTTGAAGAACTTATCTAATCACAAGGTGATGCTGATGAAGGGGGCAGGCCATGCCTGTTACCTTGACAAACCAGAGGAGTGGCACCTTGGTCTTCTAGACTTCTTGAAGAGCCTGGAGTGA